In one Corallococcus silvisoli genomic region, the following are encoded:
- a CDS encoding SIS domain-containing protein, which yields MDSTQTTPSLPALAREAAQAPDAARRQLARCRDTFAYLGARLRRTPPRFVVTCARGSSDHAAVYGKYLIETTLGRAVASLGPSVASVYNTRALDLRDALFIVISQSGRSPDLLRMTEAARSGGAVVLGFINDEASPLAALCDVLIPLSAGPEQSIAATKSYLLSGLAFLQLVAHWSDSAQLHDAARRLPDALEAAGRLDWWPALTSLKDATSLYVIGRGSGLGAALEMALKLKETCRLHAEAFSTAEVLHGPLGLVRPGFPVLALGQEDNAAQGTRSVVQRMVELGAAVHSALPVPGANVLPTLPDLPASLAPLCQVQSFYFAVHQLATARGLDPDVPAHLRKVTETV from the coding sequence GTGGACTCCACCCAGACGACCCCCTCCCTCCCCGCGCTCGCGCGCGAGGCCGCCCAGGCACCTGACGCCGCCCGGCGACAGCTTGCGCGTTGCCGCGACACCTTCGCCTACCTGGGTGCTCGCCTGCGCCGCACGCCGCCCCGCTTCGTCGTCACCTGCGCCCGGGGCAGCTCCGACCATGCGGCCGTCTACGGCAAGTACCTCATCGAGACCACGCTCGGCCGCGCCGTCGCCTCCCTGGGCCCCAGCGTCGCGTCCGTCTACAACACCCGCGCCCTGGACCTGCGCGACGCGCTCTTCATCGTCATCTCCCAGTCTGGCCGCAGCCCAGACCTCCTGCGCATGACCGAGGCCGCCCGCTCGGGTGGCGCTGTCGTGCTGGGCTTCATCAACGACGAGGCGTCCCCGCTGGCCGCGCTGTGCGACGTGCTCATCCCGCTGTCCGCCGGCCCCGAGCAAAGCATCGCCGCCACCAAGTCCTATCTGCTCTCCGGCCTGGCCTTCCTCCAGCTCGTCGCCCACTGGTCGGACTCGGCGCAGCTCCATGACGCCGCCCGGCGACTGCCGGACGCACTGGAGGCCGCCGGCAGGCTCGACTGGTGGCCGGCGCTCACGTCGTTGAAGGACGCGACCAGCCTCTATGTCATCGGCCGTGGCAGCGGCCTGGGCGCGGCGCTGGAGATGGCCCTCAAGCTCAAGGAGACGTGCCGCCTGCACGCGGAGGCCTTCAGCACCGCCGAGGTCCTCCACGGTCCGCTCGGGCTGGTGCGCCCGGGGTTCCCCGTGCTCGCGCTGGGGCAGGAGGACAACGCCGCGCAGGGGACCCGCTCCGTCGTGCAGCGCATGGTGGAGCTGGGCGCCGCCGTGCACAGCGCCCTGCCCGTCCCGGGCGCGAACGTCCTGCCCACGCTGCCAGACCTGCCCGCGTCGCTCGCGCCGCTGTGCCAGGTGCAGAGCTTCTACTTCGCGGTGCACCAGCTCGCGACGGCGCGCGGACTGGATCCGGATGTCCCCGCGCACCTGCGCAAGGTCACGGAGACCGTGTGA
- a CDS encoding DUF3817 domain-containing protein yields MLKTALGRFRAVAFWEGLSFLVLLLIAMPLKYAMGMPQGVRAVGMAHGLLFMAYLYTLMMAAIEYRWGVKRIAVAFVASLVPGGTFWLDVRLRGEARALEAAKSA; encoded by the coding sequence ATGCTGAAGACCGCCCTGGGACGTTTCCGCGCCGTTGCCTTCTGGGAAGGACTGTCCTTCCTGGTCCTGCTGCTCATCGCCATGCCGCTGAAGTACGCCATGGGCATGCCCCAGGGCGTGCGCGCGGTGGGCATGGCGCACGGCCTGCTCTTCATGGCGTATCTGTACACGCTGATGATGGCGGCCATCGAGTACCGATGGGGCGTGAAGCGGATCGCCGTGGCCTTCGTGGCGTCGCTCGTGCCGGGCGGGACGTTCTGGCTGGACGTGAGGCTTCGCGGTGAGGCGCGCGCGCTGGAGGCGGCGAAGTCAGCGTAA
- a CDS encoding Uma2 family endonuclease: protein MGRHTDKVGDAFPRAPSQEEWERMGQAERARVVEALPGEVTYEEMAMPEGDRHSKPKMRAVDVLEGYFTRRGRKVYVGTELPVYYPAERRFAPDLLVVLDAESHSRDKWVVSHEGHGLDWVMEVHVGGDRKKDAEFNVSRYARLGIPEYFIFDGGRFTLEGYRLATPDARVYTRMEPHHGRYVSEVLGLELQVEGEHLRFWAGNAPLLELRELLSRLEDQTVELQRRAEEEARRREELERLLAKETQRRELELQSREELERRLAEAQAELVRLRNSRG, encoded by the coding sequence ATGGGACGTCATACCGACAAGGTTGGAGACGCCTTTCCCCGGGCGCCTTCACAGGAAGAATGGGAACGGATGGGGCAGGCGGAGCGGGCCCGGGTGGTGGAAGCGCTGCCGGGGGAAGTGACGTACGAAGAGATGGCGATGCCGGAGGGGGATCGCCACTCGAAGCCGAAGATGCGCGCGGTGGATGTCCTCGAGGGGTACTTCACGCGCCGGGGGCGCAAGGTCTACGTGGGCACGGAGTTGCCTGTCTATTACCCGGCGGAGCGGCGCTTCGCGCCGGACCTGTTGGTGGTCCTGGACGCGGAGTCTCATTCCCGAGACAAGTGGGTGGTCAGTCACGAAGGCCACGGACTCGACTGGGTGATGGAGGTGCACGTTGGCGGCGACCGGAAGAAGGACGCTGAATTCAACGTGAGCCGGTATGCCCGGTTGGGCATCCCTGAATACTTCATCTTCGATGGAGGACGGTTCACCCTGGAGGGCTACCGCTTGGCGACGCCTGACGCGCGTGTCTACACGCGCATGGAACCCCATCACGGCCGGTATGTCTCGGAAGTGCTGGGGCTGGAGCTTCAGGTGGAAGGAGAGCACCTGCGGTTCTGGGCAGGGAACGCGCCGCTGCTGGAGTTGAGGGAGCTCCTCAGCCGGCTGGAAGACCAGACGGTGGAGCTGCAACGCCGCGCCGAGGAGGAGGCACGGCGCCGTGAAGAGCTGGAGCGGCTGCTCGCGAAGGAGACGCAGCGCCGCGAGCTGGAGCTGCAAAGCCGCGAGGAGCTGGAGCGACGGCTCGCGGAGGCACAGGCCGAGCTCGTCCGTCTGCGAAACTCCCGAGGCTGA
- a CDS encoding ComF family protein — MWKALLDVLYPPMCLACAKVLPGVGALFCETCDTALERLPPVCCRTCAEPGVFPGNTCPRCRTVPPPFSRAWAPFAHEGPVARAIHRFKYEDQPDLAAPLGALLADEARRFLRTAPRCVVALPLHARRFRERRYDQASLLAGEVAKASGWAAPVGWLERTRETRRQVGLSEAERAGNVAGAFVAARAVKGQEVLLLDDVFTTGSTARAAAVALREAGAVRVEVLTLARAFTLA; from the coding sequence ATGTGGAAGGCCCTGCTGGATGTGCTCTACCCGCCCATGTGTCTGGCCTGCGCGAAGGTGCTGCCGGGCGTGGGCGCGCTGTTCTGCGAGACGTGTGACACGGCGCTGGAGCGGCTACCGCCGGTCTGTTGCCGGACCTGCGCGGAGCCCGGCGTGTTTCCGGGAAACACCTGTCCCCGGTGCCGGACGGTGCCGCCCCCCTTCAGCCGGGCCTGGGCGCCCTTCGCGCACGAGGGCCCGGTGGCGAGGGCCATTCACCGGTTCAAGTACGAGGACCAGCCGGACCTCGCCGCGCCGCTGGGGGCGCTGCTCGCGGACGAGGCACGCCGCTTCCTGAGGACCGCGCCCCGGTGCGTGGTGGCGTTGCCACTGCATGCGCGGCGCTTCCGGGAGCGGCGGTATGACCAGGCATCCCTGCTGGCGGGAGAGGTGGCGAAGGCCAGCGGGTGGGCGGCGCCGGTCGGGTGGCTGGAGCGCACGCGGGAGACGCGAAGGCAGGTGGGGTTGAGCGAAGCGGAGCGCGCGGGCAACGTGGCCGGGGCCTTCGTGGCGGCTCGGGCGGTGAAGGGGCAGGAGGTGTTGCTCCTGGATGATGTGTTCACCACCGGCTCCACCGCGAGGGCCGCCGCCGTCGCGCTGCGGGAAGCGGGGGCCGTGCGGGTGGAGGTGCTGACCCTGGCGAGGGCGTTCACCCTCGCCTGA
- a CDS encoding RNA ligase RtcB family protein, with translation MNTPSSETSTAVAPAATVRIIASPQSWVEGEAVRQLEAVARLPGMRLAVGLPDLHPGKGAPVGAAFESEGFLYPYLVGSDIGCGMGLWDVDLPVRKAKAERWAAKLDLEGAWGGDTDAVLAEHGAKATGFEAALGTVGGGNHFAEVQRVETVHDTRVFEALGLREERLLLLVHSGSRGLGEAILRTHVDRHAAGGLGAESDEARAYLERHDGAVAWARANRALVAQRTLAGIGATGRRVLDVCHNSVTARHANGRVGWLHRKGAAPWDEGPVVIPGSRGALSYLVLPVGTGEQSAHSLAHGAGRKWTRTAARERLRERFTAESLTRTAFKSHVVCEDRDLLFEEAPPAYKAIDRVVTDLVEAGLVRVVATLAPVLTYKTRGRSAD, from the coding sequence ATGAACACCCCTTCTTCTGAAACCTCCACGGCCGTCGCGCCGGCAGCCACCGTGCGCATCATCGCCTCGCCCCAGTCCTGGGTGGAGGGAGAGGCGGTGCGCCAGCTGGAAGCCGTGGCGCGACTGCCCGGCATGCGGCTGGCGGTGGGGCTGCCGGACCTGCATCCCGGCAAGGGCGCCCCGGTGGGCGCGGCCTTCGAATCCGAGGGCTTCCTCTATCCCTACCTGGTGGGCAGCGACATCGGCTGTGGCATGGGTTTGTGGGACGTGGACCTGCCGGTGCGCAAGGCGAAGGCGGAGCGGTGGGCGGCGAAGCTGGACCTGGAGGGCGCGTGGGGAGGCGACACGGACGCGGTCCTCGCGGAGCATGGCGCGAAGGCCACGGGCTTCGAGGCCGCGCTGGGCACGGTGGGCGGCGGCAACCACTTCGCGGAGGTGCAGCGGGTGGAGACGGTGCACGACACGCGCGTCTTCGAGGCGCTGGGCCTGAGGGAGGAGCGGTTGCTGTTGCTCGTGCACTCGGGTTCGCGCGGGCTGGGGGAGGCCATCCTCCGCACGCACGTGGACCGGCACGCGGCGGGGGGGCTGGGGGCGGAGTCGGACGAGGCCCGCGCGTACCTGGAGCGGCACGACGGCGCGGTGGCCTGGGCCCGGGCGAACCGGGCGCTGGTGGCGCAACGGACGCTGGCGGGAATCGGGGCGACGGGGCGGCGGGTGTTGGATGTGTGCCACAACAGCGTCACCGCGCGGCACGCGAATGGCCGCGTGGGGTGGCTGCACCGCAAGGGCGCGGCGCCGTGGGATGAGGGGCCGGTGGTGATTCCCGGCAGCCGCGGCGCGCTGAGCTATCTGGTGTTGCCGGTGGGCACGGGCGAGCAGAGCGCGCACAGCCTGGCGCACGGCGCGGGCCGCAAGTGGACGCGCACGGCGGCGCGGGAGCGGCTGCGGGAGCGCTTCACCGCGGAGTCCCTGACGCGCACGGCGTTCAAGAGTCACGTGGTCTGCGAGGACCGGGACCTGCTCTTCGAGGAAGCGCCGCCAGCGTACAAGGCCATCGACCGCGTGGTGACGGACCTGGTGGAGGCGGGGCTGGTGCGGGTGGTGGCGACGCTGGCGCCGGTGCTCACGTACAAGACGCGGGGCCGCTCGGCGGACTGA
- a CDS encoding 23S rRNA (pseudouridine(1915)-N(3))-methyltransferase RlmH has protein sequence MKVRLLSIGKDRSGLFEPAVQEYARRLEHYTRFELVELTEASGRKLKAGDAKSSEATAILGKRKPQDWLVALDERGTLLDSVEFSRYVGKAQTGAKDLLFVIGGDEGLDDSVRAAAHQVLSLSKMTLPHRMARAVLIEQIYRAFTLLKGEPYHK, from the coding sequence GTGAAGGTCCGTCTGCTCTCCATTGGCAAGGACCGGTCCGGGCTGTTCGAGCCCGCCGTGCAGGAGTACGCGCGGCGGCTCGAGCACTACACGCGCTTCGAGCTGGTGGAGTTGACGGAAGCGTCGGGCCGCAAGCTCAAGGCGGGCGACGCGAAGTCCTCGGAGGCCACCGCCATCCTGGGCAAGCGCAAGCCGCAGGACTGGCTGGTGGCGCTGGACGAGCGCGGCACGCTGCTGGACTCGGTGGAGTTCAGCCGCTACGTCGGCAAGGCGCAGACGGGCGCGAAGGACCTGCTCTTCGTCATCGGCGGGGACGAAGGCCTGGACGACTCGGTGCGCGCCGCGGCGCATCAAGTGCTGTCGCTGTCGAAGATGACGCTGCCCCACCGGATGGCGAGGGCGGTGCTCATCGAGCAGATCTACCGCGCGTTCACCCTCCTCAAGGGCGAGCCCTACCACAAGTAG
- the rsfS gene encoding ribosome silencing factor has protein sequence MATKKKTPASKTKAKSGTRAPARKKTAAKKAKSSLRPPPRKKTAAARKKAPRAAAPPAPPKPADNPKARALARRIGDLLLDKKASDVVILDMRGMTSYADYIVIASGESDRQVSAMAEHVQVQLKQDAPPLRPISTEGLETGQWVLLDYDDVVAHLFNGEVRAFYDLDGLWADAPREKPA, from the coding sequence ATGGCCACGAAGAAGAAGACCCCCGCATCCAAGACGAAGGCGAAGAGCGGCACCCGGGCTCCGGCCCGGAAGAAGACGGCGGCGAAGAAGGCGAAGTCCAGCCTGCGCCCGCCGCCGCGCAAGAAGACCGCCGCCGCGCGCAAGAAGGCCCCGCGCGCCGCGGCCCCGCCCGCGCCGCCCAAGCCCGCGGACAATCCGAAGGCGCGCGCGCTGGCGCGCCGCATTGGCGACCTGCTGTTGGACAAGAAGGCCTCGGACGTCGTCATCCTCGACATGCGCGGGATGACGTCCTACGCGGACTACATCGTCATCGCCTCCGGCGAGAGCGACCGCCAGGTGAGCGCCATGGCGGAGCACGTCCAGGTGCAGCTCAAGCAGGACGCGCCGCCGCTGCGTCCCATCAGCACCGAGGGCCTGGAGACGGGCCAGTGGGTGTTGCTGGATTACGACGACGTCGTGGCCCACCTGTTCAACGGCGAGGTGCGCGCCTTCTACGACCTGGACGGGTTGTGGGCGGACGCGCCCCGGGAGAAGCCGGCCTAG
- a CDS encoding tetratricopeptide repeat protein has product MSDARLEQFKKMVAQFPDAPMAWFSLGKLHLERKEYDGAIQSLETAVRLDPQYAAALVSLGDAYVGAGRTDKAKEVLTTARDHALAQQHPGLAEEIDERIADLD; this is encoded by the coding sequence ATGAGCGACGCCCGCCTGGAGCAGTTCAAGAAGATGGTGGCCCAGTTCCCCGACGCCCCCATGGCCTGGTTCTCCCTGGGGAAGCTGCACCTGGAGCGCAAGGAGTACGACGGCGCCATCCAGAGTCTGGAGACCGCCGTCCGCCTGGACCCCCAGTACGCCGCCGCCCTCGTCTCCCTGGGGGACGCCTACGTGGGGGCCGGGCGCACCGACAAGGCGAAGGAGGTGCTCACCACCGCCCGGGACCACGCGCTCGCCCAGCAGCACCCCGGCCTGGCGGAGGAGATCGACGAGCGCATCGCCGACCTGGACTGA
- a CDS encoding TetR family transcriptional regulator — MMLRALPVLLCLLVGAPAGATTGLEQARANAQAARSEVRTLRNRQQGLRDELNGLAARIEALKAQRQGKLTPGGELEGALRRSQELSGELTGLAQSVSGAEGEVERAHLALHGALSQELTRLRAAWDATTDRGERARLLEQMRSVRGEREAVRAALPASQVPALEGATRGDDPEDLLAQADALRDTQDKVRQRLQALKARITEVREERDLDRRMNDFLGEESMFDDQDRRLRLRTTGDQGLQVAPTQRSGGTRMPWVSAGEADYNAPPLAGGPNSGGETTTGGDPTRPGGMGTASVTASDRRPQVDPVRAQALAAGGPEDLSSLEQEATRLESLARELDGRAGALEQRAKTLTH, encoded by the coding sequence CTCGCGCGAACGCCCAGGCGGCGCGAAGCGAGGTGCGCACCCTGCGCAACCGGCAGCAGGGCCTGCGCGACGAGCTCAACGGGCTGGCCGCGCGCATCGAAGCCCTCAAGGCCCAGCGCCAGGGAAAGCTCACGCCGGGTGGGGAGCTGGAAGGCGCGCTGCGCCGTTCGCAGGAGCTGAGCGGGGAGCTGACCGGGTTGGCGCAGTCGGTGTCCGGCGCGGAGGGCGAGGTGGAGCGCGCGCACCTGGCGCTGCACGGCGCGCTCTCCCAGGAGCTGACGCGGCTGCGCGCGGCCTGGGACGCGACGACGGACCGGGGAGAGCGGGCGCGGCTGCTGGAGCAGATGCGGTCCGTGCGCGGCGAGCGGGAGGCCGTGCGCGCCGCGCTGCCCGCTTCGCAGGTGCCGGCGCTGGAGGGCGCGACCCGCGGGGATGATCCAGAGGACCTGCTCGCGCAGGCGGACGCGCTGCGCGACACGCAGGACAAGGTGCGCCAGCGGCTCCAGGCCTTGAAGGCGCGCATCACGGAGGTGCGCGAGGAGCGCGACCTGGACCGGCGCATGAACGACTTCCTGGGCGAGGAGTCCATGTTCGACGACCAGGACCGGCGCCTGCGCCTGCGCACCACCGGCGACCAGGGCCTCCAGGTGGCGCCCACGCAGCGCAGCGGCGGCACCCGGATGCCGTGGGTCAGCGCGGGCGAAGCGGATTACAACGCGCCGCCCCTGGCGGGCGGCCCCAACAGCGGAGGAGAGACCACCACCGGCGGTGACCCCACCCGGCCGGGCGGCATGGGGACGGCGTCCGTCACCGCCAGCGACCGGCGGCCCCAGGTGGATCCGGTGCGCGCCCAGGCGCTGGCCGCGGGCGGCCCCGAGGACCTCTCCTCCCTGGAGCAGGAGGCCACGCGGCTGGAATCCCTGGCGCGCGAGCTGGATGGCCGCGCGGGGGCGCTGGAGCAGCGGGCCAAGACGCTGACGCACTGA